One Natrinema halophilum genomic window carries:
- a CDS encoding winged helix-turn-helix transcriptional regulator, whose protein sequence is MSAETESRQDEIVTQNASACPVVQAIDQVGTPWRMNVIYALDGGEKRFNELKRATGARSKTLSDALDELVENDVVTRRMEEDAPVAVYYALSTKGEELLAVLAELDEWARNWGEEAPDGPSPRLRDD, encoded by the coding sequence ATGTCTGCCGAAACCGAATCACGACAGGACGAGATCGTGACGCAGAACGCGTCGGCGTGTCCGGTCGTTCAGGCCATCGACCAGGTCGGGACTCCCTGGCGAATGAACGTGATCTACGCACTGGACGGGGGAGAAAAACGGTTCAACGAACTCAAACGGGCGACCGGTGCTCGTTCGAAGACCCTCTCGGACGCGCTCGACGAACTGGTCGAAAACGACGTGGTTACCCGCAGAATGGAAGAAGACGCACCGGTCGCCGTCTACTACGCCCTCTCGACGAAAGGTGAGGAACTCCTCGCCGTCCTGGCCGAACTGGACGAGTGGGCACGGAACTGGGGTGAAGAGGCTCCGGACGGTCCCAGCCCTCGACTCCGTGATGACTGA
- a CDS encoding winged helix-turn-helix transcriptional regulator: MSDSGTAKTSERTAAIDRSTLFSLLGKAHTLEILNEVVLGDDQPVRFGDLQETLGLSPNTLSRRLEELVEVGFLERTQYDEIPPRVEYEATQKLEALEPTFRELETWMDRYGSEQLGCPE, from the coding sequence GGCAAAGACATCGGAACGAACTGCGGCGATCGACAGAAGCACGCTCTTTTCACTTCTTGGAAAGGCGCATACGTTAGAAATCCTCAACGAAGTCGTCCTCGGAGACGACCAGCCGGTCCGGTTCGGCGATTTACAGGAGACGCTCGGTCTCTCTCCGAATACGCTCTCTCGACGACTCGAGGAACTGGTCGAGGTCGGATTTCTCGAGCGAACGCAGTACGACGAAATTCCGCCGCGCGTGGAATACGAGGCCACGCAAAAACTAGAGGCACTCGAACCGACGTTTCGCGAACTGGAGACCTGGATGGATCGATATGGTTCAGAGCAGCTTGGCTGCCCCGAGTAG